A single region of the Paraburkholderia sp. SOS3 genome encodes:
- a CDS encoding DUF4148 domain-containing protein, whose amino-acid sequence MKASIGTLVAIVTFASSTAVFAQAYNDAPTPQRPQQAQTQAQQNPAGTQTQQWVAPDTAYVGKTRAQIYDELVRAQRDGQIAYLNKTVYAHH is encoded by the coding sequence ATGAAAGCAAGTATCGGCACATTGGTTGCGATCGTGACATTCGCTTCGAGCACGGCAGTTTTCGCGCAGGCCTATAACGACGCGCCAACGCCGCAGCGACCACAGCAAGCGCAAACTCAAGCACAACAGAACCCCGCAGGCACGCAGACGCAGCAATGGGTGGCACCGGACACTGCATATGTGGGCAAGACGCGCGCACAGATCTATGACGAACTCGTTCGGGCCCAGCGCGACGGACAAATCGCGTATCTGAACAAAACCGTATACGCGCACCACTGA